From Aedes albopictus strain Foshan chromosome 1, AalbF5, whole genome shotgun sequence, one genomic window encodes:
- the LOC109623040 gene encoding aprataxin-like protein isoform X1 — MPWFNALIRDMQFPTNHVARSDLAVVIRDKFPKSRYHFLVLPWADIDNVYQVYSSMANTIDIPIYRASSFQLTSQHIPLLNEMLRLGLQAIEVSRCLRADFSMGFHMKPSMRRLHLHVISNDFTGRGMKTEKHWNIFHTDLFMPFGSILAELEERGHIHQRSPAYIQSLLSTPLECNQCDRQFETIVTLKAHLLGHLVAIGAEP; from the exons ATGCCATGGTTTAACGCCCTCATTCGGGATATGCAGTTTCCCACGAATCACGTCGCTCGGAGTGATTTGGCTGTTGTAATTCGTGACAAATTTCCCAAATCTAGGTACCACTTTTTGGTGCTGCCTTGGGCGGACATCGACAACGTTTATCAGGTATACTCCAGTATGGCAAATACCATCGACATTCCTATATACAGAGCTTCCTCATTTCAGCTAACCTCGCAGCATATTCCGTTGCTAAACGAAATGCTTCGACTCGGGCTACAGGCCATCGAAGTAAGCCGATGCCTCCGGGCGGATTTTTCCATGGGATTCCACATGAAGCCAAGCATGCGACGGTTGCATCTGCACGTCATCTCCAATGATTTCACCGGCAGGGGAATGAAAACGGAGAAGCACTGGAACATCTTTCACACGGATCTGTTTATGCCATTCGGAA GCATTTTGGCGGAACTGGAAGAACGAGGTCACATTCATCAGCGATCGCCAGCGTACATCCAAAGCCTGCTCAGCACTCCGCTGGAATGCAATCAATGTGACCGTCAATTTGAAACGATAGTCACGCTGAAAGCACACCTTCTGGGCCATCTAGTAGCCATTGGAGCAGAACCGTAA
- the LOC109623040 gene encoding aprataxin-like protein isoform X2, whose protein sequence is MPWFNALIRDMQFPTNHVARSDLAVVIRDKFPKSRYHFLVLPWADIDNVYQLTSQHIPLLNEMLRLGLQAIEVSRCLRADFSMGFHMKPSMRRLHLHVISNDFTGRGMKTEKHWNIFHTDLFMPFGSILAELEERGHIHQRSPAYIQSLLSTPLECNQCDRQFETIVTLKAHLLGHLVAIGAEP, encoded by the exons ATGCCATGGTTTAACGCCCTCATTCGGGATATGCAGTTTCCCACGAATCACGTCGCTCGGAGTGATTTGGCTGTTGTAATTCGTGACAAATTTCCCAAATCTAGGTACCACTTTTTGGTGCTGCCTTGGGCGGACATCGACAACGTTTATCAG CTAACCTCGCAGCATATTCCGTTGCTAAACGAAATGCTTCGACTCGGGCTACAGGCCATCGAAGTAAGCCGATGCCTCCGGGCGGATTTTTCCATGGGATTCCACATGAAGCCAAGCATGCGACGGTTGCATCTGCACGTCATCTCCAATGATTTCACCGGCAGGGGAATGAAAACGGAGAAGCACTGGAACATCTTTCACACGGATCTGTTTATGCCATTCGGAA GCATTTTGGCGGAACTGGAAGAACGAGGTCACATTCATCAGCGATCGCCAGCGTACATCCAAAGCCTGCTCAGCACTCCGCTGGAATGCAATCAATGTGACCGTCAATTTGAAACGATAGTCACGCTGAAAGCACACCTTCTGGGCCATCTAGTAGCCATTGGAGCAGAACCGTAA